The sequence TGGCAAGTTGGATGTGAATGATCAGGTTTCTTACTGGCAGTAAACCCAGGCACTCCACCCGCTCCAGTGGATGTTGCTGCGGTTGCTTGTGCTGCCTTCTGTTTCAACATTGTCCAATCGAAAATATAATCGTATTGGTAGTTTAATGTCCGAAATAGAATCCTGAACAACTGCCTTAAATACATGTAATCGGGGTTCTCCTCGAAGCGAAGCCCTCGACAATAATTAAGATACATGGCGAACTCGGCAGGGAAACCTTTGCAAAGGACCTCCACTGGGGTGGACATCTTTTTCTCACTAATTTTCTCGTACTTCTGCTTCTTCGTCGCTGCTTTGAGACCTTGCCAAGGAAGACTGCTGCGATTAAAGTACATCAGTACATAGCCAAGTGACTCCATGTCATCTCTCCTCGACTGCTCGATGCCAAGATGGGCATTAATACTTGCGTACCGAGCCGTTCCTGTGAGGTTCTTGTCCTCGCGGTAAGGAATATGTTGTTTCGATCTTGTGTCACGATATTTCTTCGCTAATCCAAAGTCAATCAAATACAATTTGTTGCAGTGCCTGCCTACACCCATCAAGAAATTATCGGGCTTGATATCTCGGTGAATAAAGTTCTTGTTGTGAACATATTCGACGCGACTAATCATTTGGTCTGCAAGCATCAGCACTGTTTTCATTGTGAAGCGACGCGAACAAAAGTTGAATAGATCTTCCAGGCTTGGCCCGAGAAGATCCATCACCAAAACATTGTAGTCTTTTTCTTGACCATAC is a genomic window of Acropora muricata isolate sample 2 chromosome 8, ASM3666990v1, whole genome shotgun sequence containing:
- the LOC136925104 gene encoding casein kinase I, with amino-acid sequence MACSSSSGTRSEFIVGGKYRLVRKIGSGSFGDIYLAVTSNNSEEVAVKLESQKARHPQLLYESKLYKILQGGVGIPIVRWYGQEKDYNVLVMDLLGPSLEDLFNFCSRRFTMKTVLMLADQMISRVEYVHNKNFIHRDIKPDNFLMGVGRHCNKLYLIDFGLAKKYRDTRSKQHIPYREDKNLTGTARYASINAHLGIEQSRRDDMESLGYVLMYFNRSSLPWQGLKAATKKQKYEKISEKKMSTPVEVLCKGFPAEFAMYLNYCRGLRFEENPDYMYLRQLFRILFRTLNYQYDYIFDWTMLKQKAAQATAATSTGAGGVPGFTASKKPDHSHPTCHHSKSKGNMYDGLYEY